One Triticum dicoccoides isolate Atlit2015 ecotype Zavitan unplaced genomic scaffold, WEW_v2.0 scaffold118011, whole genome shotgun sequence DNA segment encodes these proteins:
- the LOC119343180 gene encoding probable disease resistance protein RF9 isoform X1, whose translation MMIFLGQLNQLTTFSLSMLPNIPVEVLNIFANMPHLVDITLDQFGVLDKLPAEFPQSVRRLVLHAIVIKQDPMPILEKIPCLVVLELRGYKGQTMCCSAQGFPRLQELELGNFSTEVWRMEEGAMPKLSHLELLQCKKMSKLPEGLLHLPSLGHLKLSYMDQISEDDITLKELRRKGCEICGTPGIHLHSRLKSGAHLTPHTPILSCPLPIHSRTHLRPRNPHDTPLSFSSLP comes from the exons ATGATGATTTTCTTGGGCCAGCTGAATCAACTAACAACCTTCTCCTTGTCGATGCTCCCCAATATACCAGTGGAGGTGCTCAACATATTTGCAAACATGCCTCACCTGGTTGATATTACTCTTGACCAATTCGGTGTGCTGGATAAGCTGCCTGCTGAGTTCCCCCAAAGCGTACGTCGTCTTGTTCTACATGCTATTGTCATAAAACAAGACCCGATGCCGATCCTGGAGAAAATCCCCTGTCTTGTGGTTTTGGAGTTGAGGGGGTACAAAGGCCAGACCATGTGCTGCTCTGCCCAAGGGTTTCCTCGGCTGCAAGAGTTAGAACTTGGTAATTTTTCCACCGAGGTGTGGAGGATGGAGGAAGGGGCAATGCCAAAGCTCTCCCACCTGGAACTTTTGCAGTGCAAGAAGATGAGCAAGCTCCCGGAAGGATTACTGCACCTTCCATCCCTCGGTCACCTGAAGCTGAGCTATATGGACCAGATTTCTGAAGATGACATCACACTAAAGGAGCTGCGGCGGAAAGGATGCGAG ATCTGTGGGACGCCAGGAATTCATCTTCATTCTCGTCTAAAATCTGGCGCCCACCTCACTCCCCACACTCCAATCCTCAGTTGTCCCCTTCCGATTCATTCTCGAACCCATCTCCGTCCTCGCAATCCTCATGATACCCCACTTTCCTTCTCCTCCCTCCCTTGA
- the LOC119343180 gene encoding probable disease resistance protein RF9 isoform X2, which yields MMIFLGQLNQLTTFSLSMLPNIPVEVLNIFANMPHLVDITLDQFGVLDKLPAEFPQSVRRLVLHAIVIKQDPMPILEKIPCLVVLELRGYKGQTMCCSAQGFPRLQELELGNFSTEVWRMEEGAMPKLSHLELLQCKKMSKLPEGLLHLPSLGHLKLSYMDQISEDDITLKELRRKGCEVETS from the exons ATGATGATTTTCTTGGGCCAGCTGAATCAACTAACAACCTTCTCCTTGTCGATGCTCCCCAATATACCAGTGGAGGTGCTCAACATATTTGCAAACATGCCTCACCTGGTTGATATTACTCTTGACCAATTCGGTGTGCTGGATAAGCTGCCTGCTGAGTTCCCCCAAAGCGTACGTCGTCTTGTTCTACATGCTATTGTCATAAAACAAGACCCGATGCCGATCCTGGAGAAAATCCCCTGTCTTGTGGTTTTGGAGTTGAGGGGGTACAAAGGCCAGACCATGTGCTGCTCTGCCCAAGGGTTTCCTCGGCTGCAAGAGTTAGAACTTGGTAATTTTTCCACCGAGGTGTGGAGGATGGAGGAAGGGGCAATGCCAAAGCTCTCCCACCTGGAACTTTTGCAGTGCAAGAAGATGAGCAAGCTCCCGGAAGGATTACTGCACCTTCCATCCCTCGGTCACCTGAAGCTGAGCTATATGGACCAGATTTCTGAAGATGACATCACACTAAAGGAGCTGCGGCGGAAAGGATGCGAG GTTGAAACTAGCTAG